A part of Neovison vison isolate M4711 chromosome 6, ASM_NN_V1, whole genome shotgun sequence genomic DNA contains:
- the CCDC51 gene encoding mitochondrial potassium channel isoform X1 produces the protein MNSSSQRAREKVETGQTLADLLRTGRSTAFTTRHVMGVRRVLVRRGLLGRDLFMTRTLCSPGPRQPRERGPEEVALGLYHRLTALGRALGRDIRQRASSTATTWWDRYEEFVGLNEVREAQGNVTEAEKVFMVARGLVREAREDLEVHQAKLKEVRDRLDRVSREDNQYLELATLEHRMLQEEKRLRATYLRAEDSEREKFSLFSAAVRESHEKERTRAERTKNWSLIGSVLGALIGVAGSTYVNRVRLQELKALLLEAQKGPLSLQEAIREQASSYSLQQRDLHDLMVDLRGLVRAGPGQSPGAQAGTSPTRDRDTDVLSAALKEQLSHSRQVHSCLEGLQERLDGLEKMFSQTAEVVQLAKAAVHPGLVEPADGALPGSLLEQGNMILALSGMEQRLEAQVNRNTIYSTLITSVTFVAALPVLYMLFRAS, from the exons ATCTCCTGAGGACAGGGCGCAGCACCGCATTTACCACTCGGCACGTCATGGGTGTGCGCCGCGTGCTGGTGCGGAGAGGCCTCCTTGGAAGGGACCTCTTCATGACCAGGACTCTCTGCAGCCCAGGCCCTCGCCAGCCCAGAGAGAGAGGACCTGAGGAGGTGGCCCTGGGGCTGTACCACCGCCTCACCGCCCTGGGAAGAGCCCTGGGGCGCGACATTCGGCAGCGAGCGTCCTCCACGGCCACAACCTGGTGGGACAGATATGAAGAGTTTGTCGGACTCAATGAGGTTCGCGAGGCCCAGGGAAACGTGACCGAG gcagagaaagtgttCATGGTGGCGCGAGGGCTTGTCCGAGAGGCTCGGGAAGACTTGGAAGTTCACCAGGCCAAGCTGAAGGAGGTGAGGGACCGCTTGGACCGCGTCTCCAGAGAGGATAACCAGTACCTAGAACTGGCTACGCTGGAGCACAGGATGCTGCAG GAGGAGAAGAGGCTTCGTGCAACCTATCTGCGTGCTGAAGACTCAGAGCGAGAGAagttctccctcttctctgcggCTGTGCGGGAAAGTCACGAGAAGGAGCGCACTCGAGCTGAGAGAACCAAGAACTGGTCCCTCATTGGGTCAGTCCTGGGGGCCCTGATTGGCGTGGCTGGCTCCACGTATGTGAATCGGGTGCGGCTACAGGAGCTGAAGGCCTTGCTCTTAGAGGCACAGAAGGGGCCTCTGAGCCTCCAGGAGGCCATCCGAGAACAGGCATCCAGCTACTCCCTCCAGCAGAGGGACCTCCATGACCTCATGGTAGACCTAAGGGGCCTGGTACGAGCTGGGCccgggcagagccctggggcccaGGCAGGTACTTCTCCCACccgagacagagacacagatgtcCTTTCAGCCGCCTTGAAAGAGCAGCTCAGCCATTCCAGGCAGGTCCATTCCTGTCTAGAAGGTTTACAAGAGCGGCTTGATGGCTTGGAAAAGATGTTCAGCCAGACGGCTGAGGTGGTTCAGCTTGCAAAGGCTGCGGTGCATCCAGGCCTGGTGGAGCCAGCAGATGGGGCTCTGCCCGGCTCCTTGCTGGAGCAGGGAAACATGATCCTGGCACTGTCGGGCATGGAGCAGAGGTTAGAAGCCCAGGTCAACAGGAACACCATCTACAGCACGCTGATCACCTCTGTGACATTTGTGGCCGCGCTGCCTGTGCTCTACATGCTGTTTAGGGCCAGCTAG
- the CCDC51 gene encoding mitochondrial potassium channel isoform X3 — translation MGVRRVLVRRGLLGRDLFMTRTLCSPGPRQPRERGPEEVALGLYHRLTALGRALGRDIRQRASSTATTWWDRYEEFVGLNEVREAQGNVTEAEKVFMVARGLVREAREDLEVHQAKLKEVRDRLDRVSREDNQYLELATLEHRMLQEEKRLRATYLRAEDSEREKFSLFSAAVRESHEKERTRAERTKNWSLIGSVLGALIGVAGSTYVNRVRLQELKALLLEAQKGPLSLQEAIREQASSYSLQQRDLHDLMVDLRGLVRAGPGQSPGAQAGTSPTRDRDTDVLSAALKEQLSHSRQVHSCLEGLQERLDGLEKMFSQTAEVVQLAKAAVHPGLVEPADGALPGSLLEQGNMILALSGMEQRLEAQVNRNTIYSTLITSVTFVAALPVLYMLFRAS, via the exons ATGGGTGTGCGCCGCGTGCTGGTGCGGAGAGGCCTCCTTGGAAGGGACCTCTTCATGACCAGGACTCTCTGCAGCCCAGGCCCTCGCCAGCCCAGAGAGAGAGGACCTGAGGAGGTGGCCCTGGGGCTGTACCACCGCCTCACCGCCCTGGGAAGAGCCCTGGGGCGCGACATTCGGCAGCGAGCGTCCTCCACGGCCACAACCTGGTGGGACAGATATGAAGAGTTTGTCGGACTCAATGAGGTTCGCGAGGCCCAGGGAAACGTGACCGAG gcagagaaagtgttCATGGTGGCGCGAGGGCTTGTCCGAGAGGCTCGGGAAGACTTGGAAGTTCACCAGGCCAAGCTGAAGGAGGTGAGGGACCGCTTGGACCGCGTCTCCAGAGAGGATAACCAGTACCTAGAACTGGCTACGCTGGAGCACAGGATGCTGCAG GAGGAGAAGAGGCTTCGTGCAACCTATCTGCGTGCTGAAGACTCAGAGCGAGAGAagttctccctcttctctgcggCTGTGCGGGAAAGTCACGAGAAGGAGCGCACTCGAGCTGAGAGAACCAAGAACTGGTCCCTCATTGGGTCAGTCCTGGGGGCCCTGATTGGCGTGGCTGGCTCCACGTATGTGAATCGGGTGCGGCTACAGGAGCTGAAGGCCTTGCTCTTAGAGGCACAGAAGGGGCCTCTGAGCCTCCAGGAGGCCATCCGAGAACAGGCATCCAGCTACTCCCTCCAGCAGAGGGACCTCCATGACCTCATGGTAGACCTAAGGGGCCTGGTACGAGCTGGGCccgggcagagccctggggcccaGGCAGGTACTTCTCCCACccgagacagagacacagatgtcCTTTCAGCCGCCTTGAAAGAGCAGCTCAGCCATTCCAGGCAGGTCCATTCCTGTCTAGAAGGTTTACAAGAGCGGCTTGATGGCTTGGAAAAGATGTTCAGCCAGACGGCTGAGGTGGTTCAGCTTGCAAAGGCTGCGGTGCATCCAGGCCTGGTGGAGCCAGCAGATGGGGCTCTGCCCGGCTCCTTGCTGGAGCAGGGAAACATGATCCTGGCACTGTCGGGCATGGAGCAGAGGTTAGAAGCCCAGGTCAACAGGAACACCATCTACAGCACGCTGATCACCTCTGTGACATTTGTGGCCGCGCTGCCTGTGCTCTACATGCTGTTTAGGGCCAGCTAG
- the CCDC51 gene encoding mitochondrial potassium channel isoform X4, with the protein MVARGLVREAREDLEVHQAKLKEVRDRLDRVSREDNQYLELATLEHRMLQEEKRLRATYLRAEDSEREKFSLFSAAVRESHEKERTRAERTKNWSLIGSVLGALIGVAGSTYVNRVRLQELKALLLEAQKGPLSLQEAIREQASSYSLQQRDLHDLMVDLRGLVRAGPGQSPGAQAGTSPTRDRDTDVLSAALKEQLSHSRQVHSCLEGLQERLDGLEKMFSQTAEVVQLAKAAVHPGLVEPADGALPGSLLEQGNMILALSGMEQRLEAQVNRNTIYSTLITSVTFVAALPVLYMLFRAS; encoded by the exons ATGGTGGCGCGAGGGCTTGTCCGAGAGGCTCGGGAAGACTTGGAAGTTCACCAGGCCAAGCTGAAGGAGGTGAGGGACCGCTTGGACCGCGTCTCCAGAGAGGATAACCAGTACCTAGAACTGGCTACGCTGGAGCACAGGATGCTGCAG GAGGAGAAGAGGCTTCGTGCAACCTATCTGCGTGCTGAAGACTCAGAGCGAGAGAagttctccctcttctctgcggCTGTGCGGGAAAGTCACGAGAAGGAGCGCACTCGAGCTGAGAGAACCAAGAACTGGTCCCTCATTGGGTCAGTCCTGGGGGCCCTGATTGGCGTGGCTGGCTCCACGTATGTGAATCGGGTGCGGCTACAGGAGCTGAAGGCCTTGCTCTTAGAGGCACAGAAGGGGCCTCTGAGCCTCCAGGAGGCCATCCGAGAACAGGCATCCAGCTACTCCCTCCAGCAGAGGGACCTCCATGACCTCATGGTAGACCTAAGGGGCCTGGTACGAGCTGGGCccgggcagagccctggggcccaGGCAGGTACTTCTCCCACccgagacagagacacagatgtcCTTTCAGCCGCCTTGAAAGAGCAGCTCAGCCATTCCAGGCAGGTCCATTCCTGTCTAGAAGGTTTACAAGAGCGGCTTGATGGCTTGGAAAAGATGTTCAGCCAGACGGCTGAGGTGGTTCAGCTTGCAAAGGCTGCGGTGCATCCAGGCCTGGTGGAGCCAGCAGATGGGGCTCTGCCCGGCTCCTTGCTGGAGCAGGGAAACATGATCCTGGCACTGTCGGGCATGGAGCAGAGGTTAGAAGCCCAGGTCAACAGGAACACCATCTACAGCACGCTGATCACCTCTGTGACATTTGTGGCCGCGCTGCCTGTGCTCTACATGCTGTTTAGGGCCAGCTAG
- the CCDC51 gene encoding mitochondrial potassium channel isoform X2 → MRDLLRTGRSTAFTTRHVMGVRRVLVRRGLLGRDLFMTRTLCSPGPRQPRERGPEEVALGLYHRLTALGRALGRDIRQRASSTATTWWDRYEEFVGLNEVREAQGNVTEAEKVFMVARGLVREAREDLEVHQAKLKEVRDRLDRVSREDNQYLELATLEHRMLQEEKRLRATYLRAEDSEREKFSLFSAAVRESHEKERTRAERTKNWSLIGSVLGALIGVAGSTYVNRVRLQELKALLLEAQKGPLSLQEAIREQASSYSLQQRDLHDLMVDLRGLVRAGPGQSPGAQAGTSPTRDRDTDVLSAALKEQLSHSRQVHSCLEGLQERLDGLEKMFSQTAEVVQLAKAAVHPGLVEPADGALPGSLLEQGNMILALSGMEQRLEAQVNRNTIYSTLITSVTFVAALPVLYMLFRAS, encoded by the exons ATCTCCTGAGGACAGGGCGCAGCACCGCATTTACCACTCGGCACGTCATGGGTGTGCGCCGCGTGCTGGTGCGGAGAGGCCTCCTTGGAAGGGACCTCTTCATGACCAGGACTCTCTGCAGCCCAGGCCCTCGCCAGCCCAGAGAGAGAGGACCTGAGGAGGTGGCCCTGGGGCTGTACCACCGCCTCACCGCCCTGGGAAGAGCCCTGGGGCGCGACATTCGGCAGCGAGCGTCCTCCACGGCCACAACCTGGTGGGACAGATATGAAGAGTTTGTCGGACTCAATGAGGTTCGCGAGGCCCAGGGAAACGTGACCGAG gcagagaaagtgttCATGGTGGCGCGAGGGCTTGTCCGAGAGGCTCGGGAAGACTTGGAAGTTCACCAGGCCAAGCTGAAGGAGGTGAGGGACCGCTTGGACCGCGTCTCCAGAGAGGATAACCAGTACCTAGAACTGGCTACGCTGGAGCACAGGATGCTGCAG GAGGAGAAGAGGCTTCGTGCAACCTATCTGCGTGCTGAAGACTCAGAGCGAGAGAagttctccctcttctctgcggCTGTGCGGGAAAGTCACGAGAAGGAGCGCACTCGAGCTGAGAGAACCAAGAACTGGTCCCTCATTGGGTCAGTCCTGGGGGCCCTGATTGGCGTGGCTGGCTCCACGTATGTGAATCGGGTGCGGCTACAGGAGCTGAAGGCCTTGCTCTTAGAGGCACAGAAGGGGCCTCTGAGCCTCCAGGAGGCCATCCGAGAACAGGCATCCAGCTACTCCCTCCAGCAGAGGGACCTCCATGACCTCATGGTAGACCTAAGGGGCCTGGTACGAGCTGGGCccgggcagagccctggggcccaGGCAGGTACTTCTCCCACccgagacagagacacagatgtcCTTTCAGCCGCCTTGAAAGAGCAGCTCAGCCATTCCAGGCAGGTCCATTCCTGTCTAGAAGGTTTACAAGAGCGGCTTGATGGCTTGGAAAAGATGTTCAGCCAGACGGCTGAGGTGGTTCAGCTTGCAAAGGCTGCGGTGCATCCAGGCCTGGTGGAGCCAGCAGATGGGGCTCTGCCCGGCTCCTTGCTGGAGCAGGGAAACATGATCCTGGCACTGTCGGGCATGGAGCAGAGGTTAGAAGCCCAGGTCAACAGGAACACCATCTACAGCACGCTGATCACCTCTGTGACATTTGTGGCCGCGCTGCCTGTGCTCTACATGCTGTTTAGGGCCAGCTAG